One window from the genome of Faecalibacterium sp. HTF-F encodes:
- the rlmB gene encoding 23S rRNA (guanosine(2251)-2'-O)-methyltransferase RlmB has protein sequence MLYFKMSYHMETRWVRSAGCRAPFGGCTQHVPVIQRKGENTMEEKNQPRRPRRSPEENTQKNESLVYGKNPVTELLKSGSGVDTVLIAEGLAPAVAAYYTALAKEAGATVKRVHPNKLRLMTGTESHQGVAAFASEIEYVTVDDLMAAAKAKGEAPFLVLSDGIEDPHNLGAVMRSALLCGAHGIVIPKRGGASVTPTVIKSSAGAAERLPVARVANIGETIRRLKDQGVFVYCADMDGVSLRRNNLTGPIALVLGSEGSGVSQLVKKLCDGVVRLDMAASGTGVDSYNVSVAAGIILYEIQSQRAAQQA, from the coding sequence ATGTTATACTTCAAAATGAGTTATCATATGGAAACGCGATGGGTGCGCAGTGCAGGATGCCGCGCACCTTTTGGAGGGTGCACGCAGCACGTTCCGGTAATACAAAGAAAGGGAGAAAATACAATGGAAGAAAAGAATCAGCCGCGCCGTCCGCGCCGCAGCCCGGAGGAGAACACGCAGAAAAACGAGAGCCTTGTTTACGGCAAAAATCCTGTGACCGAGCTGCTCAAGAGTGGCTCCGGCGTGGATACCGTGCTCATTGCCGAGGGTCTGGCTCCGGCGGTGGCGGCTTACTATACGGCGCTGGCCAAGGAGGCGGGTGCCACGGTCAAGCGGGTGCATCCCAACAAGCTGCGCCTGATGACCGGCACTGAGAGCCATCAGGGTGTGGCTGCATTTGCCAGCGAGATCGAGTATGTGACGGTGGATGACCTGATGGCAGCAGCCAAGGCCAAGGGCGAGGCACCTTTTCTGGTGCTGAGCGATGGCATCGAGGATCCGCATAATCTGGGCGCAGTGATGCGTAGCGCTCTGCTGTGCGGTGCCCACGGAATCGTGATCCCCAAGCGCGGCGGCGCATCGGTGACGCCCACCGTTATCAAGTCCAGCGCGGGCGCAGCGGAGCGTCTGCCGGTGGCCCGTGTGGCCAACATCGGCGAGACCATCCGCCGCCTGAAGGATCAGGGCGTGTTCGTCTATTGCGCGGATATGGACGGCGTGTCCCTGCGCAGGAACAACCTCACCGGCCCCATCGCACTGGTGCTGGGCAGTGAAGGCAGCGGCGTTTCCCAGCTGGTCAAGAAGCTGTGCGACGGTGTGGTGCGTCTGGATATGGCGGCATCCGGCACCGGTGTGGACAGCTACAATGTGTCGGTGGCTGCGGGCATCATCCTGTACGAGATCCAGTCCCAGCGCGCAGCACAGCAGGCATAA
- the fba gene encoding class II fructose-1,6-bisphosphate aldolase: MLVNATEMLIKARDGHYGVPQFNINNLEWTKSVLTACEEMKSPVILGVSEGAGKYMTGFKTVAAMVSAMVDSMGITVPVALHLDHGTYEGCKACIEAGFSSIMFDGSHYSIEENVEKTKELVALAHAKGLSIEAEVGSIGGVEDGVVGAGEIADPEECAKITALGIDFLAAGIGNIHGVYPANWKGLDFEALDRIHKATNNIPLVLHGGTGIPDEMIAKAISLGVSKININTECQLVFAEATRKYIEEGKDQQGKGFDPRKLLAPGAKAIEAKCKEKIELFGCAGKG, from the coding sequence ATGTTGGTAAATGCAACCGAAATGCTGATCAAAGCACGTGATGGCCACTATGGTGTGCCTCAGTTCAACATCAACAATCTGGAGTGGACCAAGTCTGTCCTGACCGCCTGCGAGGAAATGAAGAGCCCCGTGATCCTGGGCGTTTCCGAGGGTGCTGGTAAGTACATGACCGGTTTCAAGACCGTCGCTGCCATGGTCAGCGCTATGGTCGATTCCATGGGCATCACCGTTCCCGTTGCCCTGCATCTGGATCACGGCACCTATGAGGGCTGCAAGGCCTGCATCGAGGCCGGCTTCTCTTCCATCATGTTCGATGGCAGCCACTACTCCATCGAAGAGAATGTGGAAAAGACCAAGGAGCTGGTGGCTCTGGCACACGCTAAGGGCCTGAGCATCGAGGCAGAGGTCGGTTCCATCGGCGGCGTCGAAGACGGCGTTGTGGGTGCCGGCGAGATCGCAGACCCCGAGGAGTGCGCAAAGATCACTGCTCTGGGCATCGACTTCCTGGCTGCCGGCATCGGCAACATCCACGGTGTCTACCCGGCAAACTGGAAGGGTCTGGACTTCGAGGCTCTGGACCGCATCCACAAGGCCACCAATAACATCCCTCTGGTCCTGCACGGCGGCACCGGCATCCCCGACGAGATGATCGCTAAGGCCATCAGCCTGGGCGTTTCCAAGATCAACATCAACACCGAGTGCCAGCTGGTGTTTGCTGAGGCCACCCGCAAGTACATCGAAGAGGGCAAGGATCAGCAGGGCAAGGGCTTCGACCCCCGCAAGCTGCTGGCTCCCGGCGCAAAGGCCATCGAGGCCAAGTGCAAGGAGAAGATCGAGCTGTTCGGCTGCGCAGGCAAGGGCTAA
- a CDS encoding NPCBM/NEW2 domain-containing protein, with translation MMKKIDRRKFLKVMGAAGVACAMTALTGCGGGGAGGSAPAPDGSTPLSYLKPLNGKVDWSNKEPKDPFGNTYANGVNYVVCSTGYGITGGERLESLIFFHSAEYSIDKKYKKLTMKLNPHEGMEEDASAWVNIYGDGKLIKTSPTIVQKTKETVEFEVDITDVEYLKVEVGAKYIGGEVILWDVKLWP, from the coding sequence ATGATGAAAAAGATTGATCGCCGCAAATTTTTGAAAGTGATGGGCGCTGCAGGTGTGGCATGCGCCATGACTGCGCTCACTGGCTGCGGAGGCGGCGGAGCCGGTGGAAGCGCTCCGGCTCCGGACGGCTCGACGCCGCTTTCCTATTTGAAGCCCTTGAACGGTAAAGTGGATTGGAGCAATAAAGAACCGAAAGACCCGTTTGGGAATACGTATGCAAACGGTGTTAACTACGTTGTGTGTTCTACGGGCTATGGAATAACCGGAGGAGAACGTCTTGAAAGTTTGATCTTTTTTCATTCAGCAGAATATTCTATCGATAAAAAGTATAAAAAGCTGACGATGAAGCTGAATCCGCATGAGGGAATGGAGGAGGATGCTTCTGCGTGGGTGAATATTTACGGAGATGGTAAGCTGATAAAAACCTCGCCGACGATTGTTCAGAAAACGAAGGAAACCGTGGAATTTGAAGTGGACATCACGGATGTTGAATATTTGAAGGTTGAGGTTGGAGCAAAGTACATCGGCGGTGAAGTGATCCTGTGGGACGTCAAGCTCTGGCCGTGA